The Rhodococcus triatomae genome includes a window with the following:
- a CDS encoding DoxX family protein has product MSDERNERPNSPEPGLSPFDDQPTENLSAGYTDDLTRPLADPGPTADDLAAPTERISTYDQIAPPPVVPPVAAQEPPAAAPVEEPRARRGTLDLGLLVLRVVVGVTLLVHGLQKLTGVWNGPGLGGFEDTLVEAGFDQARLLAILGAVGEVAAGSLLVLGLLTPWAAAAALAIMINAWAFRQAAEPGLAYFAPDGVEYETLLGVCAAVIVLTGPGRIAIDGRRGWATRPRVGSLVVLLLGIAAGVCVWIFLNGTNPLVR; this is encoded by the coding sequence GTGAGTGACGAGCGGAACGAACGGCCGAACAGCCCGGAGCCCGGGCTCAGTCCCTTCGACGATCAGCCGACGGAGAACCTGTCCGCCGGTTACACCGACGACCTGACCCGCCCTCTGGCCGACCCGGGGCCCACGGCCGACGATCTGGCCGCGCCCACCGAACGGATCTCGACGTACGACCAGATCGCGCCCCCACCGGTCGTGCCTCCCGTCGCGGCCCAGGAGCCGCCGGCTGCGGCGCCGGTGGAGGAGCCGCGTGCGCGGCGCGGCACTCTCGACCTCGGGCTGCTCGTGCTCCGGGTGGTCGTCGGGGTGACGCTCCTGGTCCACGGTCTGCAGAAACTCACCGGCGTCTGGAACGGGCCCGGCCTCGGCGGATTCGAGGACACCCTGGTCGAGGCAGGTTTCGACCAGGCCCGGCTGTTGGCGATCCTGGGCGCGGTCGGCGAGGTCGCGGCCGGGTCGCTGCTGGTACTCGGGCTGCTGACTCCGTGGGCCGCGGCCGCCGCACTCGCGATCATGATCAACGCGTGGGCATTTCGTCAGGCTGCCGAGCCCGGACTCGCGTATTTCGCTCCCGACGGCGTCGAGTACGAGACGCTCCTCGGGGTGTGTGCCGCGGTGATCGTGCTCACCGGCCCCGGACGTATCGCGATCGACGGTCGCCGTGGATGGGCGACCAGACCGCGAGTCGGTTCCCTCGTCGTCCTCCTGCTGGGAATCGCGGCAGGCGTCTGTGTCTGGATCTTCCTCAACGGGACGAACCCGCTCGTCCGCTGA
- the ilvD gene encoding dihydroxy-acid dehydratase, whose amino-acid sequence MPPLRSRTTTAGRNAAGARALWRATGMTDSDFGKPIVAIANSYTQFVPGHVHLKNVGDIVADAVRAAGGVPREFHTIAVDDGIAMGHGGMLYSLPSREIIADSVEYMANAHTADALVCISNCDKITPGMLNAAMRLNIPAVFVSGGPMEAGKAVVVGGVAQAPTDLVTAISASANDAVSDAGLDEVERSACPTCGSCSGMFTANSMNCLTEALGLSLPGNGSTLATHEARRALFTRAGTTVVDAALRYYRDEDESVLPRNIASAKAFRNAMALDVAMGGSTNTVLHTLAAAQEGEVDFDLETIDEISRRVPCLSKVSPNSDYHMEDVHRAGGIPAILGELRRAGLLEEDVHTVHTKDFGEWLDTWDIRSGKASEEAFELFHAAPGGVRTTEPFSTENRWSSLDTDAEGGCIRDLEHAYTVEGGLCVLRGNIAPDGAILKTAGIDEDLFSFQGPALVVESQEEAVSVILGKKVQAGDVVVVRYEGPSGGPGMQEMLHPTAFLKGAGLGKKCALVTDGRFSGGTSGLSIGHVSPEAASGGVIGLIENGDQIRIDVATRTLEVLVDDAVLAERRAKMEASERPWQPVDRQRTVTTALRAYAALATSADKGAVRYVP is encoded by the coding sequence ATGCCCCCGTTGAGGTCACGCACCACCACCGCCGGCCGCAATGCCGCCGGCGCCCGCGCGCTCTGGCGCGCAACCGGAATGACCGACTCCGACTTCGGGAAGCCGATCGTCGCCATCGCGAACTCCTACACCCAGTTCGTACCCGGCCACGTCCACCTGAAGAACGTCGGCGACATCGTCGCGGACGCGGTTCGTGCAGCCGGCGGTGTCCCCCGCGAGTTCCACACCATCGCGGTCGACGACGGCATCGCGATGGGCCACGGCGGCATGCTCTACTCACTGCCCAGCCGCGAGATCATCGCGGACTCGGTGGAATACATGGCCAACGCCCATACGGCGGATGCCCTGGTGTGCATCTCGAACTGCGACAAGATCACGCCCGGAATGCTCAACGCCGCCATGCGCCTGAACATCCCGGCCGTCTTCGTCTCGGGTGGCCCGATGGAAGCCGGGAAGGCCGTGGTGGTGGGCGGCGTGGCCCAGGCTCCCACCGACCTCGTCACCGCGATCTCGGCCAGCGCGAACGACGCGGTCAGCGATGCGGGACTCGACGAGGTCGAGCGCAGCGCCTGTCCGACCTGTGGATCGTGCTCGGGCATGTTCACCGCGAACTCGATGAACTGCCTCACCGAGGCACTCGGACTGTCGCTGCCCGGCAACGGCTCCACGCTCGCCACCCACGAGGCCCGGCGCGCCCTGTTCACCCGCGCGGGCACGACCGTGGTGGACGCCGCGCTGCGCTACTACCGCGACGAGGACGAGTCCGTCCTCCCCCGCAACATCGCGTCCGCCAAGGCTTTCCGGAACGCGATGGCACTCGACGTCGCGATGGGCGGGTCCACCAACACCGTCCTGCACACCCTCGCCGCCGCCCAGGAGGGCGAGGTGGACTTCGATCTCGAGACCATCGACGAGATCAGCCGGCGCGTCCCGTGCCTGTCCAAGGTCTCCCCCAACTCGGACTACCACATGGAGGACGTGCACCGGGCCGGCGGAATCCCCGCCATCCTCGGTGAGCTGCGCCGTGCGGGCCTACTCGAGGAGGACGTGCACACGGTGCACACCAAGGACTTCGGCGAGTGGCTCGACACCTGGGACATCCGTTCCGGCAAGGCATCCGAGGAGGCGTTCGAGCTCTTCCATGCTGCGCCGGGAGGGGTGCGCACCACCGAGCCGTTCTCCACGGAGAATCGATGGTCGTCCCTGGACACCGACGCCGAGGGCGGATGCATCCGCGACCTCGAGCACGCGTACACGGTGGAGGGTGGCCTGTGCGTGCTGCGTGGCAACATCGCACCCGACGGCGCGATCCTCAAGACGGCCGGAATCGACGAGGACCTGTTCTCCTTCCAGGGTCCGGCGCTGGTCGTCGAATCCCAGGAAGAGGCGGTCTCGGTCATCCTCGGCAAGAAGGTGCAGGCCGGTGACGTCGTCGTCGTCCGCTACGAGGGCCCGTCGGGTGGCCCGGGCATGCAGGAGATGCTCCATCCCACCGCATTCCTCAAGGGTGCCGGGCTGGGCAAGAAGTGCGCGCTCGTCACCGACGGCCGGTTCTCCGGCGGCACGTCCGGATTGTCGATCGGCCACGTCTCGCCCGAGGCGGCGAGTGGCGGCGTGATCGGCCTGATCGAGAACGGCGACCAGATCCGCATCGATGTCGCGACGCGCACTCTCGAGGTCCTCGTCGACGACGCCGTCCTCGCCGAGCGCCGCGCGAAGATGGAGGCGTCGGAGCGTCCGTGGCAGCCGGTGGACCGCCAGCGCACGGTGACCACGGCCCTGCGTGCCTACGCCGCCCTCGCGACATCCGCCGACAAGGGCGCCGTCCGCTACGTCCCCTGA
- a CDS encoding response regulator, giving the protein MAITVFIADDQAMVRQGFGALLAAQPDITVIGDAPDGRSAVREVERLRPDVVLMDVRMPELNGLDAAREILASRFDPPVRVLMLTTFDIDDYVYEALSIGASGFMLKDAPAEELIRAVHVVADGEALLAPTVTRRLIAQVTARRTPARREPAALGALTPREREVLELIARGLSNTEIAEHLFVAEQTVKTHVGKVLSKLGLRDRAQAVVLAYESGVVTPG; this is encoded by the coding sequence GTGGCGATCACCGTTTTCATCGCAGACGACCAGGCGATGGTCCGGCAGGGCTTCGGGGCCCTGCTGGCCGCGCAGCCGGACATCACCGTCATCGGGGACGCGCCGGACGGCCGGAGCGCGGTCCGCGAGGTCGAGCGGTTGCGCCCGGATGTCGTCCTCATGGATGTGCGGATGCCGGAGCTCAACGGGCTCGATGCCGCTCGGGAGATCCTCGCCTCCCGGTTCGATCCACCGGTACGGGTCCTGATGCTCACCACCTTCGACATCGACGACTACGTGTACGAGGCGCTGTCGATCGGTGCCAGCGGGTTCATGCTCAAGGATGCGCCTGCGGAGGAACTGATCCGGGCGGTGCACGTCGTCGCGGACGGGGAGGCTCTGCTCGCGCCGACGGTCACGCGCCGTCTGATCGCGCAGGTCACGGCGCGGCGGACGCCGGCACGGCGCGAGCCCGCGGCGCTGGGCGCCCTGACGCCCCGGGAACGGGAAGTGCTCGAGCTGATCGCGCGGGGGCTGTCGAACACCGAGATCGCCGAACATCTGTTCGTCGCCGAGCAGACGGTGAAGACTCACGTGGGCAAGGTGTTGTCGAAACTCGGACTGCGCGATCGGGCACAGGCGGTCGTGCTGGCGTACGAGTCGGGTGTCGTCACGCCCGGGTAG
- the gatB gene encoding Asp-tRNA(Asn)/Glu-tRNA(Gln) amidotransferase subunit GatB, with protein MTALDAPALLAYDDVLATYEPVLGMEVHVELGTGTKMFCGCPTAFGAEPNTQVCPVCLGLPGSLPVVNEAAVESAIRIGLALNCSITPWGRFARKNYFYPDQPKNYQISQYDEPIATDGHLDVVLDDGTTWRVEIERAHMEEDTGKSLHVGGATGRIHGASHSLLDYNRAGVPLVEIVTRPITGAGARAPEVARAYVTALRDLLKALDVSDVRMDQGSLRCDANVSLMPIGADVFGTRTETKNVNSLKSVEVAVRYEMCRQGAVLEAGGEIVQETRHFHESDGTTSPGRRKETAEDYRYFPEPDLEPVAPSEELVERLRGTLPELPWLRRARIQAEWEVSDEVMRDLVNAGALDLVIATVDAGAPSAAARSWWVSYLAQQANTRGVELADLPITPAQVAKVIEFVENGTLNNKVARQLVDHVLAGEGEPEEIVVAREMVVERDDSKLQAEVDKALEANPDIAEKIRSGKVAAAGKIVGDVMKATRGQADPARVKELVLQACS; from the coding sequence ATGACTGCCCTGGATGCACCGGCCCTCCTCGCCTACGACGATGTGCTCGCCACATACGAGCCGGTACTCGGCATGGAGGTGCACGTCGAACTGGGCACTGGCACCAAGATGTTCTGCGGATGCCCGACGGCGTTCGGCGCCGAGCCCAACACGCAGGTGTGCCCGGTGTGCCTCGGTCTCCCCGGCTCGCTGCCGGTGGTCAACGAGGCTGCCGTGGAGTCGGCGATCCGGATCGGGCTCGCGCTGAACTGTTCGATCACCCCGTGGGGCAGGTTCGCGCGCAAGAACTACTTCTACCCCGACCAGCCGAAGAACTACCAGATCTCGCAGTACGACGAGCCGATCGCCACCGACGGCCACCTCGACGTGGTTCTAGACGACGGCACCACCTGGCGGGTGGAGATCGAGCGCGCCCACATGGAAGAGGACACCGGAAAGTCGCTGCACGTCGGTGGCGCCACCGGACGGATCCACGGCGCGAGTCACTCGCTGCTCGACTACAACCGGGCCGGGGTACCGCTGGTGGAGATCGTCACCCGGCCGATCACCGGTGCCGGTGCCCGCGCTCCCGAGGTGGCCCGCGCCTACGTGACGGCCCTGCGCGACCTGCTGAAGGCGCTCGACGTGTCCGATGTGCGGATGGACCAGGGCTCGCTGCGCTGTGACGCGAACGTCTCGCTCATGCCGATCGGCGCCGACGTGTTCGGTACCCGGACCGAGACGAAGAACGTCAACTCGCTCAAGAGCGTGGAGGTCGCCGTCCGCTACGAGATGTGCCGGCAGGGCGCGGTGCTCGAGGCCGGTGGCGAGATCGTGCAGGAGACCCGGCACTTCCACGAGTCGGACGGCACGACGTCCCCGGGCCGCCGCAAGGAGACCGCGGAGGACTACCGGTACTTCCCGGAGCCCGATCTGGAGCCCGTGGCACCGAGTGAGGAACTCGTCGAACGGCTCCGGGGGACTCTCCCGGAACTCCCGTGGCTGCGTCGCGCCAGGATCCAGGCCGAGTGGGAGGTCTCCGACGAGGTCATGCGGGATCTGGTCAACGCCGGCGCCCTCGACCTCGTCATCGCGACCGTCGACGCCGGTGCACCGTCCGCCGCCGCTCGCTCGTGGTGGGTGTCCTACCTCGCCCAGCAGGCGAACACCCGCGGCGTCGAACTCGCCGATCTGCCCATCACCCCGGCCCAGGTGGCCAAGGTGATCGAGTTCGTCGAGAACGGCACGCTGAACAACAAGGTGGCGCGCCAACTGGTCGATCACGTGCTCGCGGGCGAGGGGGAGCCGGAGGAGATCGTCGTCGCGCGCGAGATGGTCGTCGAGCGGGACGACTCCAAGCTTCAGGCAGAGGTCGACAAGGCACTCGAAGCCAATCCGGACATCGCCGAGAAGATCCGGTCCGGCAAGGTCGCGGCGGCGGGCAAGATCGTCGGTGACGTGATGAAGGCGACGCGCGGTCAGGCGGACCCGGCCCGGGTCAAGGAACTCGTCCTGCAGGCCTGCAGCTGA
- a CDS encoding sensor histidine kinase gives MKKYVRSAARSLSVSQWVNIVILLVTAILYAVAWPTLHVTHEVPAPVQPIVGALAAWPFILIRANPALGWAISAVAALVIPRVFEHVPGSDYHYPWQVVHIIVIMCLLAAVALRAAVPIVAVAWASTVLLFFADTPGEDGRGWAVGLTALVAFCLLIRWLVLSRRQLARKEEENELERARRTILEERTRIARDLHDVVAHHMSMVVVQAQSAPYRIPDVSDEVRAEFESIGASGRAALNEIRGMLGVLRSDGQLAEHAPQPGLGQVDELFEATRRAGIPLQVSVTGDPVGLSEATGLVVYRILQESLANAARHAPGAQIVVDVSYTDPVSVIVANGPSPSSHPPAHPESAGGHGIVGMRERARAVGALFSAGPDGKGGFMVRAEFPGLSA, from the coding sequence GTGAAGAAGTATGTGCGAAGCGCCGCGCGGTCACTGTCGGTGTCGCAGTGGGTCAACATCGTCATCCTGCTCGTCACCGCGATCCTGTACGCGGTGGCGTGGCCGACCCTGCACGTCACCCACGAGGTTCCCGCGCCGGTGCAGCCGATCGTCGGCGCGCTGGCGGCGTGGCCGTTCATCCTCATCCGCGCGAATCCGGCTCTCGGGTGGGCGATATCGGCGGTGGCCGCGCTGGTGATCCCACGAGTGTTCGAGCACGTCCCCGGATCCGACTATCACTACCCGTGGCAGGTCGTGCACATCATCGTGATCATGTGCCTGCTGGCGGCCGTCGCGTTGCGCGCCGCCGTCCCGATCGTCGCGGTGGCATGGGCGTCGACCGTGTTGCTCTTCTTCGCGGACACGCCGGGTGAGGACGGGCGGGGATGGGCCGTGGGACTCACCGCCCTGGTCGCGTTCTGTCTGCTGATCCGGTGGCTGGTGCTCTCGCGGCGTCAGCTCGCCCGCAAGGAGGAGGAGAACGAACTCGAGCGAGCGCGCAGGACGATTCTCGAGGAGCGCACCCGCATCGCTCGCGACCTGCACGACGTGGTCGCCCATCACATGTCGATGGTCGTGGTGCAGGCCCAGAGCGCGCCGTACCGGATTCCCGACGTGTCCGACGAGGTCCGTGCCGAGTTCGAATCGATCGGTGCGTCGGGCCGTGCCGCGCTCAACGAGATTCGCGGAATGCTCGGTGTGCTGCGCAGCGACGGTCAGCTCGCGGAGCATGCACCGCAGCCCGGACTCGGGCAGGTCGACGAACTGTTCGAGGCGACCCGCAGAGCCGGGATACCGTTGCAGGTCAGCGTCACCGGTGATCCCGTCGGCCTCTCGGAGGCGACCGGTCTGGTGGTGTACCGGATCCTGCAGGAATCTCTGGCCAATGCCGCCCGTCATGCGCCGGGTGCGCAGATCGTCGTCGACGTCTCCTACACGGACCCGGTGTCCGTCATCGTCGCGAACGGTCCGTCGCCGAGTTCGCATCCGCCGGCGCATCCGGAGTCTGCGGGCGGACACGGCATCGTCGGTATGCGCGAGCGCGCTCGCGCCGTCGGTGCGCTGTTCTCCGCCGGTCCGGACGGCAAGGGGGGCTTCATGGTCCGCGCAGAGTTTCCCGGACTCTCCGCCTAG
- a CDS encoding alpha/beta-hydrolase family protein yields the protein MTAQPAARLPHSAAASVRLPRAGTTVVVLLAVAASLAPGLLPRGPVLQGLFTGALAALVLLPLAATRPVTRRIGWLPRSRQSTRVLALLAAAAGVGPILLAADHWQDGIRQAMGLPVTGPAHWLTVTAVAATTFVALRATGLGVARVARHLGPLGSASALAVSAVTIQLFVGPMVWDQFTRSYGAANSVVDLSLPRPASATLSGASESRVSWESLGTQGRRFVSDGDTAVRTYVGLESAPDVDERAALAVAELSRAGGFDRSAVVVAVPTGSGWIDANAASGFEERFAGDVAIVGMQYSVAPSWVTFLFDRSAADTSARALFHAVATHIGTLPAGDRPDLYVYGQSLGAVGGNAVFDGSADDAVFDGSADDAVSDGRDVNELVCGALWAGPPAGSVRTPDATVLANSSDPVVHWSPQLLWRAPDLTGTRTDAPRPSWIPGISFLQTSLDLATALSVPAGHGHRYGSDQGTELPVCADTNPAAAPGGAEVQAGNPIGPRAASNAAPTR from the coding sequence GTGACCGCGCAGCCGGCCGCGCGACTTCCGCACAGCGCTGCCGCGTCCGTACGACTGCCGCGCGCCGGGACGACCGTCGTCGTGCTCCTCGCCGTCGCCGCCTCCCTCGCTCCCGGACTGCTGCCGCGCGGACCGGTCCTGCAGGGATTGTTCACCGGGGCTCTCGCCGCGCTGGTGCTGCTTCCGTTGGCCGCCACCCGGCCGGTGACCCGGCGGATCGGGTGGCTGCCACGCTCGCGGCAGTCCACGCGGGTGCTGGCTCTGCTCGCCGCGGCTGCGGGTGTCGGTCCGATACTCCTCGCCGCCGATCACTGGCAGGACGGCATCCGGCAGGCGATGGGCCTGCCGGTCACCGGGCCGGCGCACTGGCTCACCGTGACGGCGGTCGCCGCCACGACGTTCGTGGCGCTGCGTGCGACGGGACTGGGGGTCGCCCGGGTCGCCCGGCACCTCGGACCGCTGGGCTCCGCGAGCGCTCTCGCCGTCTCCGCGGTGACGATCCAACTGTTCGTCGGCCCGATGGTGTGGGACCAGTTCACCCGCTCCTACGGTGCCGCGAACTCGGTCGTCGACCTCTCACTGCCGCGGCCGGCGTCGGCAACCCTGTCCGGCGCGTCGGAATCCCGGGTCAGCTGGGAATCGCTCGGCACCCAGGGCCGCCGATTCGTCAGCGACGGCGATACCGCGGTACGCACCTATGTCGGTCTCGAATCGGCACCCGACGTCGACGAACGCGCCGCGCTCGCCGTGGCGGAACTGAGTCGCGCAGGCGGGTTCGATCGCTCTGCCGTGGTGGTGGCCGTACCGACCGGATCCGGCTGGATCGACGCGAACGCCGCGTCCGGGTTCGAGGAGCGCTTCGCCGGGGACGTCGCGATCGTCGGCATGCAGTACTCGGTGGCACCGAGCTGGGTCACCTTCCTGTTCGACCGCTCCGCGGCCGACACCTCGGCGCGAGCCCTGTTCCATGCCGTGGCCACACACATCGGAACCCTGCCCGCGGGCGACCGGCCGGACCTGTACGTGTACGGCCAGAGCCTCGGAGCCGTCGGCGGCAACGCCGTCTTCGACGGCTCGGCGGACGACGCCGTCTTCGACGGCTCGGCGGACGATGCCGTCTCCGACGGCCGGGACGTGAACGAACTGGTCTGTGGCGCACTGTGGGCCGGTCCGCCGGCCGGATCCGTCCGCACGCCGGACGCGACGGTACTCGCCAACTCTTCCGACCCCGTGGTGCACTGGTCGCCCCAGCTCCTCTGGCGCGCACCGGATCTCACGGGAACCCGGACGGACGCGCCCCGGCCCTCCTGGATCCCCGGGATCAGTTTCCTCCAGACCAGCCTCGACCTGGCGACCGCGCTGTCGGTGCCCGCCGGCCACGGGCACCGGTACGGCAGCGACCAGGGCACCGAGCTCCCCGTCTGCGCCGACACGAATCCCGCAGCGGCTCCGGGCGGAGCCGAGGTTCAGGCAGGCAACCCGATCGGTCCGCGGGCGGCCTCGAACGCCGCACCCACCCGGTAG
- a CDS encoding ATP-dependent 6-phosphofructokinase: MRIGILTGGGDCPGLNAVIRAVVRTAEGRYGSTVVGFRDGWRGLLEDRKIKLADDERTDRILTRGGTILGTARVNPDKLRAGLDQIRRTLDDNGIEALVPIGGEGTLTAANWLSEAGVPVVGVPKTIDNDIDCTDVTFGFDTALSVASDAIDRLHTTAESHQRVMLVEVMGRHAGWIALGSGLATGAHLTLVPEVPFDVGEVCDMIKKRFQRGDSHFICVVAEGATPIPESMTLREGGIDEFGHKIFTGVAQQLGEEIARRIGKETRTTVLGHVQRGGTPTPHDRVLATRFGVHAADAVHRGDFGQMVALHGTAIELVSLADATRRLKTVPPERYAEAAAFFG; encoded by the coding sequence ATGCGTATAGGAATCCTCACCGGTGGCGGCGACTGCCCGGGCCTGAACGCGGTGATCCGCGCGGTGGTGCGGACCGCGGAGGGGCGGTACGGAAGCACGGTCGTCGGCTTCCGCGACGGCTGGCGCGGTCTGCTCGAGGATCGCAAGATCAAACTCGCCGACGACGAGCGCACCGATCGGATCCTCACCCGTGGCGGCACGATCCTCGGCACGGCGCGGGTCAACCCCGACAAGCTGCGCGCCGGGCTCGATCAGATCCGTCGGACGCTCGACGACAACGGGATCGAGGCACTCGTCCCGATCGGCGGCGAGGGGACCCTGACCGCGGCGAACTGGCTGTCCGAAGCCGGGGTCCCGGTGGTCGGTGTCCCGAAGACGATCGACAACGACATCGACTGCACCGACGTGACGTTCGGATTCGACACCGCACTGTCGGTGGCCTCCGACGCGATCGACCGGTTGCACACCACCGCGGAGTCGCACCAGCGCGTGATGCTGGTGGAGGTGATGGGGCGGCACGCCGGGTGGATCGCGCTGGGTTCCGGGCTCGCAACGGGCGCGCACCTGACGTTGGTGCCCGAGGTCCCGTTCGATGTCGGCGAGGTCTGCGACATGATCAAGAAGCGGTTCCAGCGCGGCGATTCCCACTTCATCTGCGTCGTCGCCGAGGGCGCGACTCCGATCCCCGAATCCATGACGCTGCGTGAGGGCGGCATCGACGAGTTCGGTCACAAGATCTTCACCGGCGTCGCCCAGCAACTCGGCGAGGAGATCGCGCGGCGGATCGGCAAGGAAACCCGGACGACTGTGCTCGGGCACGTGCAGCGCGGCGGCACACCCACCCCGCACGACCGGGTGCTGGCGACGCGGTTCGGGGTGCATGCCGCGGACGCCGTTCACCGGGGCGACTTCGGTCAGATGGTGGCCCTGCACGGGACGGCGATCGAGCTGGTCTCCCTCGCGGACGCCACCCGCCGTCTCAAGACGGTGCCGCCGGAGCGATACGCCGAGGCCGCTGCGTTCTTCGGCTGA
- a CDS encoding PQQ-dependent sugar dehydrogenase has protein sequence MKAVGKRWAPLVAVCAAAVLVAGCARFDDSTSSPFTPEPSPQSGADVRPEAPTPDTSAPPPPPGPLGPCDDPDPSVVATCLDTTGGLVVLPDAQSALVAERRTGRILEVRPEQEPREIARVDVDGGSDGGLLDIALSPSFVEDNLLYAYVTTGSDNRVVRIAPGDTPKVVLGGIPKGANGNRGALEFASPHELMVLTGDTGNPAAAADPGSLAGKLLRLRSFDPGGAPAPEVVASGIGNAGGLCVDPGIAVWMTDRTALEDRLQRIPAEGGLPATVWTWQDRPGVGGCVAAEDVVAVSLSAGQAMTALTADPGSGAVTAAPAQLAQDRYGRLEGAAIAPDGHVWASTANKTDGAPTPTDDRVVKMPMPAGGGSAD, from the coding sequence ATGAAAGCGGTCGGGAAACGGTGGGCGCCCCTGGTGGCGGTGTGCGCAGCGGCGGTGCTGGTCGCGGGGTGTGCCCGGTTCGACGATTCGACGTCCTCTCCCTTCACTCCCGAGCCGTCCCCGCAGTCCGGAGCGGACGTCCGTCCCGAGGCGCCCACGCCGGACACGTCGGCACCACCGCCTCCGCCGGGTCCGCTGGGTCCCTGCGACGACCCGGACCCGAGTGTCGTGGCGACGTGCCTCGACACCACCGGTGGCCTGGTCGTCCTGCCCGACGCCCAGAGCGCGCTCGTCGCCGAACGGCGCACCGGCCGCATCCTCGAAGTGCGGCCCGAGCAGGAACCCCGTGAGATCGCACGAGTGGACGTCGACGGCGGCTCGGACGGCGGACTACTCGACATCGCGCTCTCGCCGAGCTTCGTCGAGGACAATCTGCTCTACGCCTACGTCACCACCGGCTCGGACAATCGCGTGGTGCGCATCGCCCCCGGCGACACCCCCAAGGTCGTACTCGGCGGAATACCCAAGGGCGCCAACGGAAACCGTGGAGCCCTCGAGTTCGCCTCCCCGCACGAGCTGATGGTGCTGACCGGCGACACCGGTAATCCGGCGGCGGCGGCCGACCCGGGGTCGCTCGCGGGAAAACTGCTGCGTCTGCGCTCGTTCGATCCGGGAGGCGCCCCCGCACCCGAGGTCGTCGCATCCGGCATCGGCAACGCGGGCGGACTCTGTGTCGATCCCGGGATCGCGGTGTGGATGACCGATCGCACGGCGCTCGAGGACCGGCTGCAGCGGATACCGGCCGAGGGCGGCCTGCCCGCCACGGTGTGGACCTGGCAGGACCGGCCCGGCGTCGGTGGGTGCGTGGCGGCCGAGGACGTCGTCGCCGTGTCCCTGTCCGCCGGCCAGGCCATGACCGCGCTCACCGCCGATCCGGGGTCGGGAGCGGTGACCGCCGCACCGGCGCAGCTCGCACAGGATCGCTACGGACGCCTCGAGGGCGCCGCGATCGCCCCCGACGGCCACGTCTGGGCGAGCACCGCGAACAAGACCGACGGTGCGCCCACGCCCACCGACGACAGGGTCGTCAAGATGCCCATGCCCGCCGGCGGAGGCAGCGCGGACTGA
- a CDS encoding PH domain-containing protein, translating into MSTSQQPVPPQSSSHTALSSRQVIRISPLSYIGCAFLLFAVTFPVFAAPAVWGWLLLAPIVAVIWVARVRTTVGPDGVDTRRLFGSTHLDWDRIKGVRFTNRGWARAELTDGGETVLPVVTFAHLPVLSLASDGRIPDPYAAAAEAEEHQPAEDDR; encoded by the coding sequence GTGTCCACTTCGCAGCAGCCCGTGCCACCACAGTCATCATCCCACACCGCCCTGTCGTCGCGGCAGGTCATCCGGATATCGCCGCTCTCGTACATCGGATGCGCGTTTCTGCTGTTCGCGGTGACCTTTCCGGTGTTCGCCGCACCCGCCGTCTGGGGATGGCTGCTGCTCGCACCGATCGTCGCGGTGATCTGGGTGGCGCGCGTACGCACCACCGTCGGACCCGACGGAGTGGACACCCGCCGCCTGTTCGGATCCACCCACCTCGACTGGGACCGCATCAAGGGTGTGCGTTTCACGAACCGCGGGTGGGCACGCGCGGAACTCACCGACGGCGGCGAGACGGTGCTCCCGGTCGTCACCTTCGCCCACCTTCCGGTGCTGTCCCTCGCCAGCGACGGGCGGATCCCGGACCCCTACGCGGCGGCGGCCGAGGCGGAGGAGCACCAGCCCGCCGAAGACGACCGCTGA